In Ciconia boyciana chromosome 5, ASM3463844v1, whole genome shotgun sequence, the DNA window CAGACTTCTATTCATGCCTTGCAGAGCTTGTACTAGTAACCCTTAGGAGGGCCATCCTTCAGTCTTCATTCTTTGAAATATGTTTCTGAGGGGTGCCACTCACAGTGCCCCACAACGTGAATCCATGGGATACAAGTACAGACCCGAGAACAATTACTTACCCAGAGCTGCTTTTCAAGATGTATTGCTAGACAGAGGCCTTTCTTGCTCTGCTCCAAGTCCGCTCCATGCTTCCGCATCTTGAGGTTAGAGGAAGCAAGAGGAAAGGACCTACTGCGCCCTTCATGCCTTGTCTCCTAGAGATCCTGCTGTAGCAGCCAATGTTCTCTGTCAGCATTGCTTGACTATAGGCAGTTCATCACGTGAATGTACATTCAGCGTACTTATCTTGAAGATCTACAGGTAAGAAACCTCACGTTCCTGATCTCCCAGTGGAACATGTGTGAAGATTCTGGACTTTGGAAGGACATCATGTATCAACGAACGTAAATCATTTGAGGTAAGCAACATCCCTTTGAGGAcctcaaggaaaaaagcatacaaTTTTCTGTTGATGGGATAGGCATAGCTGTCACTAACAagaccctaaaaaaaaaaaaattttctcttgCAACCAGTGTGCATTTTGATACCTGTAACAATCCCaattaaatgcttattttaacCATGAAAGTTGTTCAGATCATTGTAGTGAAGTGTTTAcgtaaaaacccaaacaaaataacTGCTGCAAATTCTAAATCACTGCTGGCAAGGATACTGCAAAAATGTACAGCATTTATTCACATACAGACAAAAAGGCACAATTctactgaatattttaacaaaaaatacagctgtctTCAACTAGGTCTTTATAAATACTTCAAAAAcgggagaaaataaatacaggattGGGCCATGTAATATAAAATAGTCATCTCTAcatatactttttatttctatctgtttctcttcatgcaccttttttaattaatttcagctgAATGGACACCAAAGCTAGGCACATAGTGAAAAATCTTCTGTACAAGGTTTTACAAATGTAATGACAATTTTCtcaaatttctgaaattaagaTTTGTACACAACACGTATAACCCTTCATTTAGATTTGTGTGAGTTTATAACCTAACAAATGGCATTCCAGGCAACTTTACAGAAGTTCAACTAGCCTACAGTTGGACAGAATACACCAACCATAATCAAAGATCTCTTGGTCAGTCTGCACAAGGAAAGGTAatgcttaaaaacagaaattcagcaaaTGGTTCTATCCCAATAAAATACAGGGGTGGGGTTGTATCATCACTGCTGTACTTACGACACCTCTTCTGCTGAGCGCTAAGCATGGGAGACAAAACTAACCTACAGAGCTGGTCATACTGCAGTCTTCTTacagcttttttggttttggttcagCTTAACTTGAAACATTAGAAAGCTTATTAACCTAAACGTCAGGGAGCAAAACAGATAAGGCATTACTTCTGCACAACGTTAGCATTCATAATAGTGCAAATTAACAAGGTACCACTTCCAAACTGGTGTGAGGTTAAGCGTTTACTTAGAATCAAAATTTAGATTATTCCGTCTATGGCTTGACAAACAATTCCCTATGTGGTCATGAGcttctttcttacaaaaaataACAGCGCCTGTCTGGAAAACGTTGCTGTATGTCGAGTAGAACCTACCTGCGTTTACCTTTTGTCTGGCTGTTGTTGTTTGATCAAGTAAGTACTTTTCTTTTAACCCATCCCAAGAGTGACTACGTAATTTCAGATTCACCAGTGCCCTGTTTGACTTTCACCTCTGTAAGTCATGAAGTTAATCTAACTTCTCGTTCCCAgcaatggtattttaaaagtacgCTATCTTACACAAAATCCCCCTTCCTCAACATCATCCCAAAAGGTATCAAAAGGTTAAGACTTCggagttttaaaacaaatgctagGGATGCAGtctgttgaaatatttaattaagtGATAACTTGCATAGCAAGATAGCGTGTtaataagcctttttttttttttgattgaatCCTCTGGAAGACTCAGTTATGGCAGAGTTCTATTGTGTTTTAAGTGTTCCCTCCTCAAGAGGCAAGGGTCCAACATTACAAAGTGAGTGGATGTGATAACGGCAGGCTAAGAGTAGGAAAGGGCGGGAAGGGAGTTCTTTATGCCTGTCTTTCTGGAACACATTGCTGCTTAAACTTTTTCACCAGTACATACCTGACTTACATCTCTGCAGGATTCCAAAATCTACAGGCTCCTAACACTCCACTCTTAGATGTGCACTCTACTCGGTACAAAACAGTATCCTAATGATCTGTTAATATTATTGCTCATAGCTTACTAGTTATTGCCatttgcaattatttaaaaaagtacACAATCAGAATACGAGTTCCCTCTTCCATCAAATCTAGTCCAGaatagaatgaaatattttttcttcatttgactGTGAAGAACTAATCACAATTTATTgcctttccattttattctatttaaaaatatatatccatGTCCATTTTAAAGCAACCCTTTAGTGTCATAAGCCTGGCTTTCCCAATACATACCATTAGTGCATACGTGGTGGGCTTTGGGAAATCCTACTGACTAGTGccttagaaatttttttctggaattgtCATCATACTCCCGGAGGCAGGTGACTGACTAAATGGTGACGGGTTATTCCACAGGGTGCGGTAACCCACAAGCCTGCCCCCTCTCTCAGAACTGAGCCGTTCCAGAGCGTCCTCTGTGCTCAGCCTGAGTCTTTTCAAGCTGCTGCACTGtaaggcagctgcagccctgacctatcccttcctctttctccagtATAACGTCATGGTCAAATCTGCTCATCTCACAGGTGTATTTACATGTCAACACTCTGGAGCTTATGGAGGGTTTTGAGCTGCCATCTATGCTCAAACTGaatgcaacagaaaacattctgcCAACAGAGGAGAAAGACCTACCACCATCCAAGGAAAGTGACGGGGTTTAGCAGTGCAGTATGGTTAACCAACCACCTTCGATTCAATACACACTAGTTAAATTAAGAGCTTGTGCTTTTCcagggggcaggggaagggagtAAAATTTTATCAGTGCTTTTAGCTAAAAGGGAGGAATGCAGCCTACTTCCCCCTACCCACCCTAGCCCCTTCTAAAAGGTTTTTGTGAGTTATTTTAGCGTTCATCACAAATCCTGTTGTAGTAGTGATGTCATTTCAATGCTTACTCAGGAAAGTTGCAAATAAAGGAGATTCAAACTTCTCACagaagcggggggggggggaggggcaaaagaaaaccagctttAAGTGCATGTAAACATGTTTATACAGCTCAGGAATAATGGGTTATCAATTTGTCAGTCTGTAGCCATGTCTAAGAACTCTCCTCTCTCACACCAATAAATAATGTGGAGTTGGCTTGTAGGCagtgactctaccgaccacggTGCTGACACCGTGTCCCTGTGTCCAGTCAGGATGCCAGGATGCTTCTCCTAATAATGTCCGTCCTTCTGCTGATAGTGCTGTTTGGACTGAGCCGCTGCTGCCTGCACTTTTTTTCAGCCACTTCAGTCTCTGAGTCGCTCATTTCGGCATCGGGGATGTACCCATCATTCTCGCTGTCAGGCTTTAGCTTGCTTTTTGCCCTGTCCTTCGGTGAAACTTTGCCCACGCCCAGGTAGGGGTAGCTGGAGTTCTGGCGGCAGGTCTCCTCCGGGCTCTCGCCCTGCTGTTGCCTCTCCCCCTTCTTTGGAATTCGGAATCCGCCCCAGTTTTTCACTGGGCTTGTGGGCGTCGTAGGCACTTTAACTACTGTCTGATTAGAGTTTACTTTGACAAGACCCCCGTTGCATTTAGGCACTATATCCCTCCGCGTGCCAGGTGCTGACCTACCACTGGAGTGGTTCACAGCCCTTTTATTTTCCGATTGTCTCTGAGAGAGTTCTGTGGGTCTCAGTGGTTTGTGGTTGTGTTTAGAAGTCTTTTCCTTTAGTTCCGCCTTGATCACCTCACACTGTGGACGATTGTCTCTTCGTTTTCTGTGGTCTGGTATAACTATgccatttttctgctgtgctgatACAATCCGTGTTTCTGCAAAGGTCttgtcaaaatttaaaaagctactTGGAGCTGCACCGCCTTCCCTTTGGCCGGGCTGCCTCAGCATGGACTTGCTGTCACTCCCAGAGCTGTTTCTTACTCTGTCCCTCTTGTGTGACTTTTTCAAAGAGTGGGTTAGAGATGTGCCCATTTGTTTCCTGAAGAATGCAGAATGCCATTTCAAATCCTCTATTTTAGGGGCATTGGGGCCCAAAGATGGACTATTGAACAACACCGTGTTTTCCATCGAGGAGAATGAGGAAGGCACACCTAAATGTAAACAAATCAAGTTGAAGTCAAGCAATCCCATGCCTGGGTAAATACCACTTTTGAATGTAGCTATTTTAACTCTGTTCCTCGTGCCTGGCATGTTCTTCAGCACAAACGGGTATTCGGTTGCCTATCCAGCACCTCTACATCACAATTAGGTGGCTCTGTTGTGGTTTCACAACGTACTGCTGGTGTAGTTTACAGTACTCTCCTGTAGCTGTGCGGCACCTAATTACACTTGTAGCAAATATAAATCCTAGCACTACTCTGTCCACTAAGACAGACTCCTCCGGGAGGGGAGGAAGCAACCAGCATGCGGATCTGATTAATAAACTCTCTTTTAGACAGAATCAGTTAATGAATACTTCAAGGATAATCTAGTTAATGCACTAACTTTGAAGTTACTCATCGTTCTGAGAAAAGACTACTGTCAATGAGATTAGGCAGAAAAAAGCATGTTGTTTTAAAATCGGAGCGCTaccttttcaaaattcatttctttaaaCTGCCATCTATGATGCAAAGAAGCACACACTGAACACTAATGCGGCGGCACTAATAAACCACAGACTTACTAGGTACCATATGGCACCTGAATGTAAGTCATGGTCTCTCTGTCATAAGGAGTCATTAAAGAATCACACCAGAAAGGATCGGAAGCAGCAAGCCATTCAGCGCCCCATGGATAAGAACACAGACTTACCAGTTTCTATAGCAATGTGCCCACCATTAGAGCTACGCagattctccttttttcttccaatctGCTGATGCGTGGTGGACTACACGAGATTTTAATGAGAATAAATGAGGTCCTGTTTGTCCTTCAAAATTAGTCACTAGCCTGTAACCAAACCCCTCCATGCTTGTGCCTGCGGTCTTACGTGAAAAAGGTAACACTGAAGCATACCTGAAACTCTTTCTTGTTCCAACTGCTTTGCGTAGATATTAAATATCTGTTCTTGAACTTTGCAAACagatctctttattttttcccttcgGGTCACCATGTAAGTGAGATTACGCACCTAGAAGACATCAAGGTGATGAGGAGTTTGACAGGAGTTGTGTTTCTAGAACGTCAATCTGTGCTTTGAATTAATTGAGTTTAAGTAAGTGCTACACACCATTTAAACAAGTTAGTAACGTATTTAAATTTAACCTTCCTCAACACACTTCTTAGAGAAGAGTCTTAAATACCGTTTAATTGACAGATTATTCCATCAGATTCGGGAGGGCCACAGCACAGAAGTAACTTCTATGAACGCCTGGAtcaaatatatacacacagatacagGAAATCTAGAGAAATGCTGGAAATGCTTAAATATACTCAGTATTAAACAGCCTAGCACCATTTGCTTCTTATTGTTGGAGACACAACAGAAAATTATACTTAATGAGTAGCATGAAAGTGTGGAGAGCTATTCAGCAGCACCAGTCTTTCTGATGACCCTGCCACTGCAGTACGATTGATCAAAACGAAGGCAGCCAGTCTATTCATGCCATAGCACAGTGGAGGTAGCGGGGACTGGAAACAGTAACGAAATGAGTATTTATTTTGACTAGCTCAagtttttttagaagaaaaactaCATTTCTGCCCTTAAAATGTGACTGTCTAATCTAGACAGCTGTCTCAGTTTCACAGCCACCGCTCTCGTAGAGCTTAGGAGTTATCTCTTTCCCAGATGAGGGAATCGCCGAGAAGTATACGTGGGTGTTTCCCAGGCTCCTCTCTCAGTTCAGTGTAGCTGCATACAGCGGGGTGCCCTGTGGATTACAACCTCGTAGGCTGGCCTCAGCCATTAAGGAGGAGACGCTTAACAAGTGTGACTGACTGGTTTTGCTAAGGTCCTGCTCTATTTAAGGCTTCCAGTCCCGAACAGCCCGTACTTGTAAGTAACTGTCACTAGACTTGGGAGGGATTCGTCTAGCCTGGCACCCTTTCTGATACAGTCCATGGCCTTTTGTTCATTGCCTTGTCTGAGCCAAGCTGCACAACAGATGCGTCATGGCCACAGAAGTACCTGTTTCATTAGCTGAACTGGATGACAATGACTTCAGAATCTGTTCCTAGATGGATGACACTGTCACTGATGTCATTCATAATCAAGTCTACCTGACTTTACcttgaagaggagaaaaaaaaggtagaccccatttctttttttttttcatccaagtTATCTTGGATGTTACAATCACTGGGAACAACGGAGTAGTAAAATCCTAAAAATATTCCTAGAATGATGTATCCTGTTTTGACATCacacttaaaaatggaaaggatacatacagaataatttaggagCCAGAGAACATAGTGACAAACTCAGCTTATTTAGCTGATCAAAGAGAAGATTAGAAGAAATCTtgagcagaaacaaaagagacTAGATAACGGCTATCTCACTGAGCTATAGAAGGGTCATGGGCTCGAAGTTGACACtagaaaaaaacttcaaaagaaaaactggaacAATTCATTAGAAGAGTAATTAGCCATCGGCATCCTTTACAAAGGACGCAGTAGATGCGTGAGCACCTGCTGTCCTGATTTAAAGACTAGACAGTATTCTGGAAGAAAGGCTCTAGTTCACCCACAGGTCACTGAGCCTGAGGTAGGACCTCCTGAGCTGGGTTCCGTATGTGGCCTGCAGGAGCCATATGCTGTATGGATGTGAAAAACTAAGGTAATTTCAGTACTCCTTCTGGCTCTACCATACCTTACACTCTACTAGTtaacccaaagaaaaacaaaaaggaaggaattcaGGTTGTTACAGGATCAGATGTACTTAAGATAAAACACCAAACTGATCCTACTGAACTGTTCTTTAAACATTCAAAACCTAATCGAGTGGAGCATCATGTGCCTCCCAAACCTACTACACAGCTAGTCCACTGAAATGTCATCCTACTAGGCTGTGTCAATGACAAACAGATCTGCTGCAAATCAAGGGAAGTTTcatcatcttttccttcttgtgcACCAGatgaaaagagcagagaaagccCCTAAAGGCTAAAAAAGCTCCAGCTGGGGGTTGCAGTGCAGTCCACAGCCATCGGTGTTAATCAGTAAAAAAGCACAAGCAGAAATAGGACAATCCAGTTACAAGGATATTGGATACTACAACCAAGACCTGCTGGCCCTGTGAACTAACCCTCTATTTGAAAAGGATAATTGACATGCTCTGGAGAAATTTAGTGTTAATGGTCTTTTCTGACAATACAACTTTAAGATGCGGCACGGAGTGCCTGCGTACAAGGGCAGTAACGGAGAGCGTAGTTTGGAAACTCGGCTAACGAAGGCCAACACACCTCACACAAGCACAGGCAGTGCAGTGGCTTACCCGCTCTAGATCCTGCCGGAGGTGTGTGAAGAGCTGCAATCTCCTGAACAGAACATCCTGTTCCCGTTTAGCCAGATTGTCCTCTTCATCCTTCTTTGGGGTAATCAAAGGCTTATTGAAGTTggcttttctcttcagcttccAGTACTGGTAAAGGAATCCCACCGGCTCCTCGGGCAGCCGCAGCGCTTTAGCCACTTCCAAAGACTCGACAAACGTATAAAACTcatcctccagctgctggagctttTGCTTGCGGAGGCTGACTCTGTGGGCCTCCTCCTGGTTTTGATCCATGCTGTGGAAAGGGTCGAtgtgggcagggagagagctGTCCTGAATCCCGTTCCCGTTCTCCTGACCTGGGCTTTCATTGAAAGTCTCATCATCCGCTTTCTTGGTGGAGCTGTGCTTGGGACAGTATGACTTAAATTTCACCTCATCGTTCTCTGCCAGTATGGTCTTCATCTCTAAGCCACGGTCAAATGCACAGGTGACGTGAAAGGCtgttctgcagttcttcactgaacactacagaaattaaattaaaattaatcaaatacaaattttagAAGCCACACTGCCTAAAACTATCCGAGCAGCCAAGACTGCTTTGGAAGAACAACCCTGTTACCACGCTCTGCTTCTAAGCTGCATGTACGTTCTTGCTCGCCTTTAATTAGGTTTACGATTTAGTGCTTTTGGGCCAGGCAATGATCAACTGGCCCAGTGGGACAGGAGTGGTTAACCCCTCCCTAGCCCAATCACGCTATTCAATAACCAGCAAATCCACAAGAGGAGTGTTCTTGCCGTCACCGGAGCCACTCACGTAAGGCAGTGTTACACAGGAAAACGTTCCCCCTTTGACTGCGCCAGCACgagagagggaaaaacatcTCAATGGCTCCAGGCCAGTCTggtacttttaattaaaaatctttcccAGCACCTGGACCCACACTACCCAAAAGGCCTCAACcaaggggaattttttttcttctgttgtccCAATTTTATACCATCAAATATTAAATCACTGTCAATCACTACTTCACCGACTACAGCCTTCACTTCACCTGGGGGATGAGGAGAACAGGAAATtcaattttttgtcatttttcttccctcccgGTGAACCCAGCCGTCACGGAGCAATGGGCGCTTGTTCAGCTGATTTAGCACTTCATTTCAATTATATGTAACTTTCTCTTGCAAAATGCTGTCATAGCTATTGCCAGCTACAAACGGAAAggtttaaatatatgtatgtatgtatatacacacacgcgCGTACATATGCGTTTGTATCAACTCACACCTCTGCCTCCAGTGAGAAGAACGTAAAGTGGAAATGAACATTAGCGCTATTAACGAGGAGGAAACAAAGCTATGCTTAACCTAAGTCATCTAACCTTGAAGAGAAATGCATTGCACGAGGATGTTTATACAGTACTTTGTAAAGAAGCCAAATATCTTTCTCCTCTGGGTTTTCCTGCTCAGGTTGACTCAGCAGCCAGATGGCATATAAAGGTACAACGGAGTTTAAATTGCCAAAGTTTCAAATTAACATTCTTTAACAAAATCAACATatcaaaggaattaaaaaatacgAAAGCACCTTTTGCCCTTTCCTCTCTTACTAACAAACAGGGCTAAAGCAGCCCAACTGGAACAGCAAACAGTACAGAAGTGTACTTCAGCCATGGCTTCCAAGCTGCTCTCGTTGAGAATAATCAGCTCTCAGTGTGGCTAATGTTTTAttgggagaagaggggaaagcCTGTCTCATCGGAAGGAAATCTGCTGAACCTGGGAGAATATGCAGGCTCGTTTTTCCCAGCTTATtgcagctgctctctgcccagcctgATGCACACTTCCAGCTGCCGGCTTTTCTAATTGTTGTGCACATCTCACAACGTCTCCGGAGGATCTCTCTCTCAGTTCATCCAGTTAATGCTACTTCCTTTCTATTGCAGAGGCTTTGTATAATGTTCTCCTCTGCTGTATAAAATTTCACAACACAAATCTCAGTACTTCTCACTGCTAGCTTTAATGACACCAAGATTTACACAACTCCTATAAAATGTCAGGCgaaactgtcatttttttgGTCTCTCCCCCGTAATTCCAAATGTAGAACTGTCTGAAGTGGCAGCCACCGTGCCTGCATGTCATCATCCTGTGTCGTCACTAGACGAGGAGAGGTGGTATCAGAAGAAATATGGAAGGACGCTCCTGTCTCCCCTGCACACTAACACATCAATACGCCAGCGTTCAACTTAAACTACTCTACGTTACCCCTCAGAACAGGTCTGGAGGATGGGCAAAACCATTTCAACCATTTCAACAGCAGCCAAGAGGAAGGGGGCAGCTCTGCAAGGAGGTATTACAATTGCAAATTTATATGCTGTggacagatttattttctcaacTTAACATTTACTATTTTATACATTCCTTAAATGGAAACGGACTGATAGGTTTCTCTGGAACTACTGCTGCATTGCTGTTTTACAACTTTTTCTGGCAACCTCATCAAATGACTCAGAGCAcgaggaaaaaaggaaattgataaaacctaattttaaaaaagggtagGACTTCAGCAATTCCTGTGTCTTAATCCTGGTCTTACCATCACGGATCCTGTAACATTAGGCTAgccacaaaacagaaagagctcTACTTCTTCAGACTTCTCATCAGACAGTAGTATCTTCCTGTCTGTCTCAGGGAGCTTTCTGAGGATCATTTTCCTGAAGTGTATGAAGCACTTCGGAGGTGAAGAACATTACCACAATACTAAGCTACTTTTTATTGTCTCTTTCTGCACAGTCGCAACACTGCCCCGACTGGGTCACCTGTCCTTACTCTCATGATTTGTTCTCGAGTAAGGTAGATCAAAGTTTTGTCTCGCATCTCAGGAAACCAAGTACCTCCCTCTTTCAAAAATTCGGGGCTCGGTAATGtgttttctccatctctctagattttaaaattgttcttaaaattattatttaacatttctgagTGATTTTCCACTATAAAGGATCTGCAAGTGCTTTAC includes these proteins:
- the JADE1 gene encoding protein Jade-1 isoform X1; the protein is MPSPLDTAQLFVRDTRNTGTGESGINSRGCLLFPVEIMKRRRLPSSSEDSDDNGSLSTWSQHSRSRHRRNSCSRHEDRKPSEVFRTDLITAMKLHDSFQLNPDEYYVLADPWRQEWEKGVQVPVSPGTIPEPVARIVSETKAVTFTRPRKYIVSSGSEPPELGYVDIRTLADSVCRYDLNDVDVAWLQLANEEFKEMGMPELDEYTMERVIEEFEQRCYDNMNHAIETEEGLGIEYDEDVVCDVCQSPDGEDGNEMVFCDKCNICVHQACYGILKVPEGSWLCRTCALGVQPKCLLCPKKGGAMKPTRSGTKWVHVSCALWIPEVSIGSPEKMEPITKVSHIPSSRWALVCSLCNEKVGASIQCSVKNCRTAFHVTCAFDRGLEMKTILAENDEVKFKSYCPKHSSTKKADDETFNESPGQENGNGIQDSSLPAHIDPFHSMDQNQEEAHRVSLRKQKLQQLEDEFYTFVESLEVAKALRLPEEPVGFLYQYWKLKRKANFNKPLITPKKDEEDNLAKREQDVLFRRLQLFTHLRQDLERVRNLTYMVTRREKIKRSVCKVQEQIFNIYAKQLEQERVSGVPSSFSSMENTVLFNSPSLGPNAPKIEDLKWHSAFFRKQMGTSLTHSLKKSHKRDRVRNSSGSDSKSMLRQPGQREGGAAPSSFLNFDKTFAETRIVSAQQKNGIVIPDHRKRRDNRPQCEVIKAELKEKTSKHNHKPLRPTELSQRQSENKRAVNHSSGRSAPGTRRDIVPKCNGGLVKVNSNQTVVKVPTTPTSPVKNWGGFRIPKKGERQQQGESPEETCRQNSSYPYLGVGKVSPKDRAKSKLKPDSENDGYIPDAEMSDSETEVAEKKCRQQRLSPNSTISRRTDIIRRSILAS
- the JADE1 gene encoding protein Jade-1 isoform X3; translated protein: MKRRRLPSSSEDSDDNGSLSTWSQHSRSRHRRNSCSRHEDRKPSEVFRTDLITAMKLHDSFQLNPDEYYVLADPWRQEWEKGVQVPVSPGTIPEPVARIVSETKAVTFTRPRKYIVSSGSEPPELGYVDIRTLADSVCRYDLNDVDVAWLQLANEEFKEMGMPELDEYTMERVIEEFEQRCYDNMNHAIETEEGLGIEYDEDVVCDVCQSPDGEDGNEMVFCDKCNICVHQACYGILKVPEGSWLCRTCALGVQPKCLLCPKKGGAMKPTRSGTKWVHVSCALWIPEVSIGSPEKMEPITKVSHIPSSRWALVCSLCNEKVGASIQCSVKNCRTAFHVTCAFDRGLEMKTILAENDEVKFKSYCPKHSSTKKADDETFNESPGQENGNGIQDSSLPAHIDPFHSMDQNQEEAHRVSLRKQKLQQLEDEFYTFVESLEVAKALRLPEEPVGFLYQYWKLKRKANFNKPLITPKKDEEDNLAKREQDVLFRRLQLFTHLRQDLERVRNLTYMVTRREKIKRSVCKVQEQIFNIYAKQLEQERVSGVPSSFSSMENTVLFNSPSLGPNAPKIEDLKWHSAFFRKQMGTSLTHSLKKSHKRDRVRNSSGSDSKSMLRQPGQREGGAAPSSFLNFDKTFAETRIVSAQQKNGIVIPDHRKRRDNRPQCEVIKAELKEKTSKHNHKPLRPTELSQRQSENKRAVNHSSGRSAPGTRRDIVPKCNGGLVKVNSNQTVVKVPTTPTSPVKNWGGFRIPKKGERQQQGESPEETCRQNSSYPYLGVGKVSPKDRAKSKLKPDSENDGYIPDAEMSDSETEVAEKKCRQQRLSPNSTISRRTDIIRRSILAS
- the JADE1 gene encoding protein Jade-1 isoform X2, producing the protein MGFFVAPEAAREQFRAEGCLLFPVEIMKRRRLPSSSEDSDDNGSLSTWSQHSRSRHRRNSCSRHEDRKPSEVFRTDLITAMKLHDSFQLNPDEYYVLADPWRQEWEKGVQVPVSPGTIPEPVARIVSETKAVTFTRPRKYIVSSGSEPPELGYVDIRTLADSVCRYDLNDVDVAWLQLANEEFKEMGMPELDEYTMERVIEEFEQRCYDNMNHAIETEEGLGIEYDEDVVCDVCQSPDGEDGNEMVFCDKCNICVHQACYGILKVPEGSWLCRTCALGVQPKCLLCPKKGGAMKPTRSGTKWVHVSCALWIPEVSIGSPEKMEPITKVSHIPSSRWALVCSLCNEKVGASIQCSVKNCRTAFHVTCAFDRGLEMKTILAENDEVKFKSYCPKHSSTKKADDETFNESPGQENGNGIQDSSLPAHIDPFHSMDQNQEEAHRVSLRKQKLQQLEDEFYTFVESLEVAKALRLPEEPVGFLYQYWKLKRKANFNKPLITPKKDEEDNLAKREQDVLFRRLQLFTHLRQDLERVRNLTYMVTRREKIKRSVCKVQEQIFNIYAKQLEQERVSGVPSSFSSMENTVLFNSPSLGPNAPKIEDLKWHSAFFRKQMGTSLTHSLKKSHKRDRVRNSSGSDSKSMLRQPGQREGGAAPSSFLNFDKTFAETRIVSAQQKNGIVIPDHRKRRDNRPQCEVIKAELKEKTSKHNHKPLRPTELSQRQSENKRAVNHSSGRSAPGTRRDIVPKCNGGLVKVNSNQTVVKVPTTPTSPVKNWGGFRIPKKGERQQQGESPEETCRQNSSYPYLGVGKVSPKDRAKSKLKPDSENDGYIPDAEMSDSETEVAEKKCRQQRLSPNSTISRRTDIIRRSILAS